A single window of Lathyrus oleraceus cultivar Zhongwan6 unplaced genomic scaffold, CAAS_Psat_ZW6_1.0 chrUn0611, whole genome shotgun sequence DNA harbors:
- the LOC127114578 gene encoding cation/H(+) antiporter 15, with amino-acid sequence MEMANYACYNVSFSPSNNIWMADDIMIKHVPLLCLQIAYDILVSRLFYFVLKPLHVPLIIAQVLAGFTLSPSLLGNFEWVFSLFYSQYGILAVETFANLGIMYYVFLSGLEMNSDTILRSRKKGTSIAIAGIVTPMLFGVGFLALQQKLIDKNDVFAQTPKENQGEAYLFWCLALSVTGFPVLARILANLKLLYTKLGKDALTAAMLTDAYGWVMFTLLIPYSTRGGKPYLSVISTLMFIVFCFAVVRPILTPIIEHKTSMNTWRKSHLLDVLTGVCICSYITDSLGTHPIVGAFVFGLILPHGKFADVVLELSADFVSEILCPVYFAGFGFRLNLPFLLKQKNAGLMFLVMLLLCIPKVLSSVIVTFFFGMPARDGVAIGLLLNTKGIMAVILLNIAWDKRILDPYTFMVMMLAIIVMTVMVSPLINAIYKPKFRFMQSQLRTVQKLRFDVELRIVACVHNAKHANNMIHVIEATNATRLSPIHVSVAHLVQLTRHGTAILVSQMDNSNSTIGGAEATNYGSQLEFESITNAFEKLVEQYNAIRFDISSVVSSYTTIHEDIYNVAEEKRASLILLPFHKDYSTIEDAPEIIHNEHCEINKNVLQKAPCSVGIFVDRGLGSLLEIKLRIIMIFIGGPDDREALSIAWRMAGHPGTQLHVVRINLLGKAAEETKLKMEKSKSRHGMLSTVIDNVMQKELDEECIISFRHKAVNNNDSILYSEKEVHSNTGEEIPTLLNDIDKPGYDLYIVGQGSGKNSVIFSRLLEWCDHPELGVIGDILASTSFGTQSSVLIVQQYLVGRKRVMRKCHEVKTGTENL; translated from the exons ATGGAGATGGCAAATTATGCATGTTATAATGTATCATTTAGTCCTTCAAACAATATCTGGATGGCTGATGATATTATGATAAAACATGTTCCTCTTTTGTGTCTCCAAATTGCTTATGATATTTTGGTTTCTCGGCTTTTCTACTTCGTCCTTAAGCCCCTTCATGTGCCCCTCATTATTGCGCAGGTGTTG GCTGGTTTTACTCTGAGTCCAAGTCTCTTGGGAAATTTTGAATGGGTATTTTCCTTGTTTTATAGTCAATATGGAATCCTAGCCGTTGAAACCTTTGCAAACTTAGGAATAATGTACTATGTGTTCCTAAGTGGTTTAGAAATGAATTCAGACACCATCTTAAGATCAAGGAAGAAAGGTACAAGCATAGCAATTGCCGGCATTGTGACGCCAATGTTATTTGGTGTTGGATTTCTAGCTCTACAACAAAAACTTATAGATAAAAATGATGTTTTCGCACAAACACCAAAAGAAAATCAAGGCGAAGCATATTTATTCTGGTGTTTAGCACTTTCTGTAACAGGTTTCCCTGTCCTTGCAAGAATCTTAGCTAATCTTAAACTTTTATATACAAAGCTTGGAAAAGATGCATTGACAGCAGCTATGTTAACCGATGCATATGGTTGGGTTATGTTTACCTTGTTGATTCCTTATTCGACTAGAGGTGGAAAGCCTTATCTCTCAGTAATCTCTACTTTGATGTTCATAGTTTTTTGCTTTGCTGTGGTGAGACCTATCCTTACTCCAATCATTGAACACAAAACAAGTATGAACACGTGGCGAAAATCACACCTGTTGGACGTGTTGACGGGAGTGTGTATTTGTTCGTACATTACGGATTCTCTCGGTACACATCCTATTGTTGGAGCTTTTGTGTTTGGATTAATTTTGCCTCATGGAAAGTTTGCTGATGTGGTTTTGGAATTGTCGGCCGATTTTGTTTCTGAGATTCTGTGTCCTGTTTACTTTGCTGGATTTGGTTTTAGACTCAACTTGCCTTTCCTTTTGAAGCAAAAGAATGCGGGTTTAATGTTTTTGGTTATGCTTTTGTTATGCATACCTAAAGTTTTGAGCTCTGTGATTGTCACTTTCTTCTTCGGTATGCCTGCCCGAGATGGAGTTGCCATTGGATTGCTTCTCAACACCAAGGGTATCATGGCTGTCATACTACTGAATATTGCTTGGGACAAAAGG ATTTTGGATCCATATACTTTCATGGTTATGATGCTTGCTATTATAGTAATGACTGTAATGGTTTCTCCCTTGATCAATGCAATATACAAACCAAAATTCCGATTCATGCAATCGCAATTAAGGACCGTGCAAAAACTGAGGTTCGATGTGGAGCTTCGAATCGTCGCTTGTGTCCACAATGCTAAACATGCCAATAACATGATCCATGTCATTGAAGCCACAAATGCTACTAGACTTTCACCTATACATGTATCAGTAGCTCACTTAGTTCAACTCACTAGACATGGCACAGCTATTCTTGTTTCACAAATGGATAATTCAAACAGCACGATTGGTGGCGCAGAAGCAACCAACTATGGATCACAATTAGAGTTTGAGAGCATAACTAATGCATTTGAAAAACTCGTAGAACAATACAATGCGATTAGGTTTGACATATCAAGTGTTGTCTCGTCCTACACAACTATCCATGAGGACATTTACAATGTTGCCGAAGAGAAACGCGCCAGCCTAATTCTCCTTCCCTTTCACAAAGACTACTCAACAATAGAAGATGCTCCAGAAATAATCCACAATGAACATTGTGAGATAAACAAAAATGTTCTACAAAAAGCACCTTGTTCGGTAGGGATCTTTGTGGATCGCGGTTTAGGATCGTTGTTAGAAATAAAATTACGCATTATAATGATTTTCATCGGTGGACCTGACGACCGTGAAGCCTTGTCTATTGCATGGAGAATGGCGGGGCATCCAGGAACACAATTACATGTTGTGAGGATCAATCTGTTAGGTAAGGCTGCAGAAGAAACAAAACTAAAAATGGAAAAAAGCAAGTCTCGTCATGGAATGTTGTCGACGGTTATAGACAATGTGATGCAAAAAGAGTTGGATGAAGAGTGTATAATTTCCTTTAGGCACAAAGCAGTGAACAATAACGATTCAATTCTTTACTCAGAGAAGGAAGTCCATTCGAATACGGGCGAAGAGATTCCAACGCTTCTTAACGATATTGATAAACCTGGATATGATTTGTACATTGTTGGACAAGGAAGCGGTAAGAACTCGGTGATTTTTTCGAGGTTGTTGGAATGGTGCGACCATCCTGAACTTGGTGTTATAGGTGACATATTGGCTTCAACTAGCTTTGGTACGCAATCTTCTGTGCTTATTGTGCAACAATATTTGGTTGGAAGAAAACGCGTTATGAGAAAATGTCATGAAGTGAAAACTGGTACTGAAAATTTGTAA
- the LOC127114579 gene encoding cation/H(+) antiporter 15, with product MEMANYACYNVSFSPSNNIWMADDIMIKHVPLLCLQIAYDILVSRLFYFVLKPLHVPLIIAQVLAGFTLSPSLLGNFEWVFSLFYSQYGILAVETFANLGIMYYVFLSGLEMNSDTILRSRKKGTSIAIAGIVTPMLFGVGFLALQQKLIDKNDVFAQTPKENQGEAYLFWCLALSVTGFPVLARILANLKLLYTKLGKDALTAAMLTDAYGWVMFTLLIPYSTRGGKPYLSVISTLMFIVFCFAVVRPILTPIIEHRTSMNTWRKSHLLDVLTGVCICSYITDSLGTHPIVGAFVFGLILPHGKFADVVLELSADFVSEILCPVYFAGFGFRLNLPFLLKQKNAGLMFLVMLLLCIPKVLSSVIVTFFFGMPARDGVAIGLLLNTKGIMAVILLNIAWDKRILDPYTFMVMMLAIIVMTVMVSPLINAIYKPKFRFMQSQLRTVQKLRFDVELRIVACVHNAKHANNMIHVIEATNATRLSPIHVSVAHLVQLTRHGTAILVSQMDNSNSTIGGAEATNYGSQLEFESITNAFEKLVEQYNAIRFDISSVVSSYTTIHEDIYNVAEEKRASLILLPFHKDYSTIEDAPEIIHNEHCEINKNVLQKAPCSVGIFVDRGLGSLLEIKLRIIMIFIGGPDDREALSIAWRMAGHPGTQLHVVRINLLGKAAEETKLKMEKSKSRHGMLSTVIDNVMQKELDEECIISFRHKAVNNNDSILYSEKEVHSNTGEEIPTLLNDIDKPGYDLYIVGQGSGKNSVIFSRLLEWCDHPELGVIGDILASTSFGTQSSVLIVQQYLVGRKRVMRKCHEVKTGTENL from the exons ATGGAGATGGCAAATTATGCATGTTATAATGTATCATTTAGTCCTTCAAACAATATCTGGATGGCTGATGATATTATGATAAAACATGTTCCTCTTTTGTGTCTCCAAATTGCTTATGATATTTTGGTTTCTCGGCTTTTCTACTTCGTCCTTAAGCCCCTTCATGTGCCCCTCATTATTGCGCAGGTGTTG GCTGGTTTTACTCTGAGTCCAAGTCTCTTGGGAAATTTTGAATGGGTATTTTCCTTGTTTTATAGTCAATATGGAATCCTAGCCGTTGAAACCTTTGCAAACTTAGGAATAATGTACTATGTGTTCCTAAGTGGTTTAGAAATGAATTCAGACACCATCTTAAGATCAAGGAAGAAAGGTACAAGCATAGCAATTGCCGGCATTGTGACGCCAATGTTATTTGGTGTTGGATTTCTAGCTCTACAACAAAAACTTATAGATAAAAATGATGTTTTCGCACAAACACCAAAAGAAAATCAAGGCGAAGCATATTTATTCTGGTGTTTAGCACTTTCTGTAACAGGTTTCCCTGTCCTTGCAAGAATCTTAGCTAATCTTAAACTTTTATATACAAAGCTTGGAAAAGATGCATTGACAGCAGCTATGTTAACCGATGCATATGGTTGGGTTATGTTTACCTTGTTGATTCCTTATTCGACTAGAGGTGGAAAGCCTTATCTCTCAGTAATCTCTACTTTGATGTTCATAGTTTTTTGCTTTGCTGTGGTGAGACCTATCCTTACTCCAATCATTGAACACAGAACAAGTATGAACACGTGGCGAAAATCACACCTGTTGGACGTGTTGACGGGAGTGTGTATTTGTTCGTACATTACGGATTCTCTCGGTACACATCCTATTGTTGGAGCTTTTGTGTTTGGATTAATTTTGCCTCATGGAAAGTTTGCTGATGTGGTTTTGGAATTGTCGGCCGATTTTGTTTCTGAGATTCTGTGTCCTGTTTACTTTGCTGGATTTGGTTTTAGACTCAACTTGCCTTTCCTTTTGAAGCAAAAGAATGCGGGTTTAATGTTTTTGGTTATGCTTTTGTTATGCATACCTAAAGTTTTGAGCTCTGTGATTGTCACTTTCTTCTTCGGTATGCCTGCCCGAGATGGAGTTGCCATTGGATTGCTTCTCAACACCAAGGGTATCATGGCTGTCATACTACTGAATATTGCTTGGGACAAAAGG ATTTTGGATCCATATACTTTCATGGTTATGATGCTTGCTATTATAGTAATGACTGTAATGGTTTCTCCCTTGATCAATGCAATATACAAACCAAAATTCCGATTCATGCAATCGCAATTAAGGACCGTGCAAAAACTGAGGTTCGATGTGGAGCTTCGAATCGTCGCTTGTGTCCACAATGCTAAACATGCCAATAACATGATCCATGTCATTGAAGCCACAAATGCTACTAGACTTTCACCTATACATGTATCAGTAGCTCACTTAGTTCAACTCACTAGACATGGCACAGCTATTCTTGTTTCACAAATGGATAATTCAAACAGCACGATTGGTGGCGCAGAAGCAACCAACTATGGATCACAATTAGAGTTTGAGAGCATAACTAATGCATTTGAAAAACTCGTAGAACAATACAATGCGATTAGGTTTGACATATCAAGTGTTGTCTCGTCCTACACAACTATCCATGAGGACATTTACAATGTTGCCGAAGAGAAACGCGCCAGCCTAATTCTCCTTCCCTTTCACAAAGACTACTCAACAATAGAAGATGCTCCAGAAATAATCCACAATGAACATTGTGAGATAAACAAAAATGTTCTACAAAAAGCACCTTGTTCGGTAGGGATCTTTGTGGATCGCGGTTTAGGATCGTTGTTAGAAATAAAATTACGCATTATAATGATTTTCATCGGTGGACCTGACGACCGTGAAGCCTTGTCTATTGCATGGAGAATGGCGGGGCATCCAGGAACACAATTACATGTTGTGAGGATCAATCTGTTAGGTAAGGCTGCAGAAGAAACAAAACTAAAAATGGAAAAAAGCAAGTCTCGTCATGGAATGTTGTCGACGGTTATAGACAATGTGATGCAAAAAGAGTTGGATGAAGAGTGTATAATTTCCTTTAGGCACAAAGCAGTGAACAATAACGATTCAATTCTTTACTCAGAGAAGGAAGTCCATTCGAATACGGGCGAAGAGATTCCAACGCTTCTTAACGATATTGATAAACCTGGATATGATTTGTACATTGTTGGACAAGGAAGCGGTAAGAACTCGGTGATTTTTTCGAGGTTGTTGGAATGGTGCGACCATCCTGAACTTGGTGTTATAGGTGACATATTGGCTTCAACTAGCTTTGGTACGCAATCTTCTGTGCTTATTGTGCAACAATATTTGGTTGGAAGAAAACGCGTTATGAGAAAATGTCATGAAGTGAAAACTGGTACTGAAAATTTGTAA